A single genomic interval of Geothermobacter ehrlichii harbors:
- a CDS encoding transglutaminase-like domain-containing protein produces MQEQFLQPTEFIDSDHQAIRDFARNASGDAAGDREAAVNLYYAVRDGIRYTPYLDFTDPENYRASSVLARGYGFCISKASLLAACCRSAGIPARLGFADVRNHLTTPRLRELNGGDLMRWHAYTEILLDGRWVKATPAFNLALCTRFRVRPLEFDGREDSIFHPFDADQRRHMEYVRERGVYDDVPLEEILATFHRHSPKLLSHEGSGDFEAEAEKNSDGCR; encoded by the coding sequence ATGCAGGAGCAGTTTCTCCAGCCAACCGAATTCATCGACAGCGACCACCAGGCGATTCGGGATTTTGCCCGTAACGCCAGTGGTGATGCTGCCGGCGACCGTGAGGCGGCCGTCAACCTCTATTATGCGGTGCGGGACGGTATCCGCTATACCCCCTATCTCGATTTTACCGATCCGGAAAACTATCGCGCCAGCAGTGTCCTGGCCAGAGGCTATGGTTTCTGTATTTCAAAGGCTTCCCTGCTGGCAGCCTGCTGTCGGTCGGCAGGCATTCCGGCACGGCTCGGATTCGCCGATGTCAGAAATCATCTCACGACACCCCGTCTGCGGGAACTCAACGGCGGGGATTTGATGCGCTGGCATGCTTATACCGAGATACTGCTCGACGGCCGCTGGGTGAAGGCAACCCCGGCCTTCAATCTTGCGCTCTGTACCCGATTCAGGGTCAGGCCGCTTGAGTTCGACGGCCGGGAGGATTCGATCTTCCATCCCTTCGACGCCGACCAGCGTCGGCACATGGAGTATGTCCGTGAGCGGGGCGTGTATGACGATGTCCCCTTGGAGGAGATTCTGGCCACCTTTCACCGCCATAGCCCGAAACTCCTCAGCCATGAAGGGAGTGGAGACTTCGAGGCCGAAGCGGAGAAAAATTCCGATGGCTGCCGCTAG
- a CDS encoding aldehyde ferredoxin oxidoreductase C-terminal domain-containing protein, translating into MNIRQRVERLLARMHDRPQYPSQGAVLFVDLERRDIRRAYLPVEAVRAFLGGRGGNMFLLYNLLPDGREPLDPEVPLIFGAGTLTGRVPGATRGNVTSLSPESRAILDSNAGDFFPSFLKLQGYDHLVLYGRHRQWTLLRIRGEEVDFVDATPYLGLDNLDFTERVERDFDCREQKDMAMARISSAGENLVLCSGIMGGIKSIWGRGGGGAKMGALRLKAILLQGRPPGVELSEAFTAGNREIARKTLAASVVQNALKKVGTPFLYKPSRVLGAMGTKNNQETTWYDSLDADNFDPYRPGMSGCYKCAVRCRANNDMLPGGKGGWGASALTGLTGNASYDREQSGLEHRKQRTYNGINDDGAFDRYDKGEGPEYITVGKFGPNIGIREPEQVLRLNNIINDLALDASSTGSAIAWAMELYQRGIIDREDTGGLELTWGNYPVIEKLLFMIAKREGFGDTIACSSRAVEMGRYPAEALDYCMASKGLFQSDPHDARILKAFALGLAVATRGMDHLRNRATLEINARINDDPVFKTALYGGEVSPEPTSYDGKEYAVRRCENTFAAGDAVGMCRFNTKLFNSPSTPDLEDFAGQVSELAGLELSGADLDEVGRNITGLERMINFRLGLRARDDTLPKRWFEEPIQVGPFKGEKIDRERFEELKQRFYHLSGLNSEGLPAADWHARLSQLVTGFSVRVRLPQPLPGAPEGVVVIDRPVDNLRQLRQALREKLPEAAERLDDPSWNIAIDGMMVLSGEEEAPVPNGSEVTMLPIIAGG; encoded by the coding sequence ATGAACATCAGACAGCGGGTTGAACGTCTGCTGGCCCGGATGCATGACCGGCCGCAGTACCCGAGCCAGGGCGCGGTGCTGTTCGTCGACCTGGAGCGGCGCGACATCCGTCGCGCCTACCTCCCGGTGGAGGCGGTCAGGGCCTTTCTCGGCGGCCGCGGCGGCAACATGTTTCTGCTCTACAACCTGCTCCCCGACGGCAGGGAGCCGCTCGATCCCGAGGTGCCGCTGATCTTCGGCGCCGGCACCCTCACCGGCCGGGTGCCGGGGGCCACCCGCGGCAACGTCACCAGCCTTTCGCCGGAGAGCCGGGCGATCCTCGACAGCAACGCCGGCGACTTCTTCCCTTCCTTTCTCAAACTGCAGGGCTACGACCACCTGGTGCTTTACGGCCGCCACCGGCAGTGGACGCTGCTGCGCATTCGCGGCGAAGAGGTCGATTTCGTCGACGCCACGCCCTATCTCGGGCTGGACAACCTCGACTTCACCGAGCGCGTCGAGCGCGATTTCGACTGCCGTGAGCAGAAGGACATGGCCATGGCGCGGATCAGCAGCGCCGGCGAGAACCTGGTGCTGTGCAGCGGCATCATGGGGGGCATCAAGTCGATCTGGGGCCGGGGCGGCGGCGGCGCCAAGATGGGGGCCCTGCGCCTGAAGGCGATCCTGCTGCAGGGCAGGCCGCCCGGGGTCGAACTGTCCGAGGCGTTCACCGCCGGCAACCGCGAGATCGCCCGCAAGACCCTCGCCGCCAGCGTAGTGCAGAACGCCCTGAAGAAGGTCGGTACGCCCTTCCTCTACAAGCCGAGCCGGGTGCTCGGCGCCATGGGCACCAAAAACAACCAGGAGACCACCTGGTACGACAGCCTCGACGCCGACAACTTCGATCCCTACCGGCCGGGCATGAGCGGCTGCTACAAGTGCGCCGTCCGCTGCCGGGCCAACAACGACATGCTGCCCGGCGGCAAGGGGGGCTGGGGCGCCAGCGCCCTGACCGGCCTCACCGGGAACGCCAGCTACGACAGGGAGCAGAGCGGACTCGAACACCGCAAGCAGCGCACCTACAACGGCATCAATGACGACGGGGCCTTCGACCGCTACGACAAGGGCGAAGGGCCGGAATACATCACCGTCGGCAAGTTCGGCCCCAACATCGGCATCCGCGAGCCGGAGCAGGTGCTGCGGCTGAACAACATCATCAACGACCTCGCCCTCGATGCCTCCAGTACCGGCAGCGCCATCGCCTGGGCGATGGAGCTCTACCAGCGCGGCATCATCGACCGGGAGGATACCGGCGGTCTCGAGCTGACCTGGGGCAACTATCCGGTGATCGAAAAGCTGCTGTTCATGATCGCGAAGCGCGAAGGCTTCGGCGACACCATCGCCTGCTCCAGCCGGGCGGTCGAAATGGGCAGGTATCCGGCCGAGGCCCTCGACTACTGCATGGCGTCGAAGGGGCTGTTTCAGTCCGATCCCCACGACGCCCGCATCCTCAAGGCCTTCGCTCTCGGCCTGGCGGTCGCCACCCGCGGCATGGACCATCTGCGCAACCGCGCCACCCTGGAGATCAACGCCCGGATCAACGACGATCCGGTCTTCAAGACAGCCCTCTACGGCGGCGAGGTCTCGCCCGAGCCGACTTCCTACGACGGCAAGGAATACGCCGTACGGCGCTGCGAAAACACCTTCGCCGCCGGCGACGCCGTCGGCATGTGCCGCTTCAACACCAAACTGTTCAATTCGCCCTCCACCCCCGACCTGGAGGATTTCGCCGGCCAGGTCAGCGAGCTGGCCGGCCTTGAGCTTTCCGGCGCAGATCTGGACGAGGTCGGCCGCAACATCACCGGGCTGGAGCGGATGATCAACTTCCGCCTCGGCCTGCGGGCGCGGGACGACACCTTGCCGAAGCGCTGGTTCGAAGAGCCGATTCAGGTCGGGCCCTTCAAGGGAGAGAAGATCGACCGCGAGCGGTTCGAGGAGCTGAAGCAGCGCTTCTACCACTTGAGCGGCCTGAACAGCGAAGGGCTCCCGGCCGCCGACTGGCACGCCCGTCTGTCGCAGCTGGTCACCGGCTTCAGCGTCAGGGTCCGGCTGCCGCAGCCGCTGCCCGGGGCGCCGGAAGGGGTGGTCGTCATCGACCGGCCGGTCGACAACCTGCGACAGCTGCGCCAGGCGCTGAGAGAGAAACTGCCCGAAGCCGCGGAGCGGCTCGACGACCCTTCGTGGAACATCGCCATCGACGGTATGATGGTCCTCTCCGGCGAGGAAGAAGCCCCCGTGCCCAACGGCAGCGAGGTGACGATGCTGCCGATCATCGCGGGAGGGTGA